The Cryptococcus deuterogattii R265 chromosome 6, complete sequence genomic sequence gggcggattttatttccaccatttgtattcacccaatacaatcattttctaatgcatggatgcgtttatttcaactattcatattcacccaatagaattattttgtatgcatgtacagACAGTTTTGTTTGGTTCAATTTTTGCATGCACTGATGGCTACCAGAATTGGGCATTCCGGGCGATGATGTGGAATGAGTTTCACCAGCAGACGTTCGACAGCGGCAGGTTCACCTGCTCGTTTCCGTCTTTGGAAGGGGGGACCATCTCTGGCACATTGGTACTTGAGTATTACGGTTACAACGGGGGACAGCTGGGGGCGTATGTTGGCTACATGATAGCTATCGTGATGGGGTGCCGGTTGCTGGCGTGGCTCGCTGTCATGATGCGCAAGTAGCTTTACAGGGTGTGTGGTTGCAGGCGATCCTTATAGAGCTGATCCAAACATGAGAAGTGCATAAGTAGTTAGATACACAAAGTTCGTACGAGTGAAAGTTACCTCATTAGTTGAGACATTGCTCTTGGAGTTTCTAGACCAGTAGCTGAGCGCTTAGTACCAATCATTGCATGATATAAATGGCATATGTTCGTTGTTATGATATTGTCGAAATTTTCCAATTCCGGTTACCGCTACCGGGTGACACAACGGCGGGAAATTTCTGGGGGAGACACGTGGGCTATTGACAccgaaggaggagaaagcgCAAAGATTTTGGTAGAAGTATTACGACCGTGCCCCGGATGAAAATTATTACTGTTTCGTCGTAACATCAAACACATCGTACATCGTTGCACCGTAACATCGTTACTCTTGCTCCATAacttactcttcctctgttcATGCTCCTTTGATGAGCATAGTCCGCACACTCACGCGCTCAACCCATTCTCGGTTTTCCATCTTTCGTCAACCCCTCCATCACATCCCAGTGGAGAGACTCGGCCAAGTCCCTATCGCCCAGTTCTCCATGAAACGACTTCCCAGCATGGCAATATCCAACGATGAACGAGTATATCAACCCTTCTTGCTCGACCCAGTACCAGGAGCAGAGGCCACGGCGAAAGGCGAGCGTGCTATAGAACACGACTGGACGGCTGACTGCGACTTGGAGACGGCGAAACGTACTGCAGAGACATTATTGGGAGAGAGACGCATTAAAGTGCTGGTTTTGTATGGAAGTTTGAGAGAACGGTTAGCCAGCTCGACCTTCCCTCGTAGCGCATGATTGATCCAAGCTCATTCTGACAGGTCATACTCGCGACTAATGGCTTACGAGGCAGCCCGCCTTTTACATCATATGGGTTGTATTGTGCGCGTATACGATCCGAAAAACCTTCCCGTAAAAGATGACGAGCAACATGAGCACGGGAAAGTACAAGAGTTGAGGCAGTTGAGTGATTGGAGTGACGCCCATTTCTGGTGTAGTCCAGAACAACATGGGAATATCACCGCGGTCATGAAGAACCAAAGTAGGTTTTCTATTTTGAGGCCACGACCTAACCAGTTCCTCTTTAGTTGATTGGATACCTCTGTCAACTGGTTCGGTCAGGCCAACGCAGGGGAGAACACTAGCATTTGCACAGGTGAGCGATTGCGACTGGGATTGAGCTCATGAACAGGTCAATGGAGGTAGTCAGTCATTCAACACCGTCAATACATTGCGGATCCTCGGTagatggatgagaatgaTCGTCATACCAAATCAAGTACGTGCCTAtatgttgaagaagccaaCTCTCACGTTTACCCCTACAGTCCTCTTTACCCCTCGCTTGGAAATCATTTACCCCCGCCGGTCGACTCATGCCTTCATCCAACCGTGATCGACTGGTTGACGTTTGCGAAGAACTCGTCAAAATGACGGCGATCTTATCACCCCACTTTCACCTTCTCAACGATCGGTTTAGTgaaagggaggagatgagggcAAAGGGAAGGCTATGGACTCAagctgagaaggagaaggagaaggaagagatggagaagctACGTGTAGAAAACGCACAGCTGAGAAAGGACGCCGCGTAAGGACTCGTATTCGACGAGCGGTGGATCGAGGGGGGGAGAAGACGTGTGAGCCGGTCATGTACTGCTGGCATGTGGTTGCTTTCGCTGTGTCCCCGCCAGCCATGCCCCTCTCATCGTGGTGGAGTGTGACGGTTCTGGGGTTATAACTGGCTCTCATGACGCAAATCAGGCCTGGGTGTCATCGACCCAGAGGTAATTAGAGACTCTTGCAAGTATTTGTAAAGTCAGCAAGGCCTCCGCCGTTGTCACAAGGGTTGAGTTAAATGATTAAGAGTTTCTTGCAATTCACCCTTTTTTTCAATTTGACTCACCTCAAAAAATCTTTATGTTCTGGGCATCCAATCCCAATAGATCATACTAGATGTGATCCTCATTCAACGGCACTCTGGGCATTGAAAACTACAGAAGAGCACTATGCAGAGTCCTGCTTACCGCTGGCACAACTCCAACGACATCCAGTCATTTGCGGTGCGATATATTCATGTCGATCAGACTCGCAAAAGTAACCTTCAGGCCACTCTAGCACATCAGGTACTTAAAGTCTATCCAGATCATTACGCAGACCAATGACGAGCTGCTACTAGTGGAATCACGTCGTAATGGAATGTGCGTAGTTCCCGCTGATCCGGACTCACCATGTAGACATCGCTGCTCCTCCCTAccagccttcttcagtGAAGGGGCGACTTCAAGGTCAATCCGCCTCGATCAGTATTCTGTCTGAGCATCTCTTACACCGGATTGTATCCCTTACTCTCGATCCGATCGAGCTGGTGCGCAGCGGATGCTAACTATTTAGAGGAATTTGCATAGGCGCGGGCCCCTACGCAGGGGGGTTGGCATGCATACTCTATTGCTTTCTGGCTTTCAGAATCAAGAAGGGGCACTGTTGGGCACTTGGTGTGGCCAGAGATATAGTCGTTTAAAAAATATGGGGCATATGGGTTTTAAAGCCGCGACTTGATATGGCATGTACTTCACACTACTAGTTGCATTTGGGATAATTGATTCTGCACATATTCATATAAGGGTAGAACCATCCCAATAtgaagcaaaaaaaatgcatgcatacaGTAGATACTCGGGGAGATATGAGACAATGTTATCTTTACGGTCCCGAGGTGGCGCTCTGAAGGTAGTGGTATACTGCCTATAAGTG encodes the following:
- a CDS encoding arsenical resistance protein ArsH, with the translated sequence MAISNDERVYQPFLLDPVPGAEATAKGERAIEHDWTADCDLETAKRTAETLLGERRIKVLVLYGSLRERSYSRLMAYEAARLLHHMGCIVRVYDPKNLPVKDDEQHEHGKVQELRQLSDWSDAHFWCSPEQHGNITAVMKNQIDWIPLSTGSVRPTQGRTLAFAQVNGGSQSFNTVNTLRILGRWMRMIVIPNQSSLPLAWKSFTPAGRLMPSSNRDRLVDVCEELVKMTAILSPHFHLLNDRFSEREEMRAKGRLWTQAEKEKEKEEMEKLRVENAQLRKDAA